The following are encoded in a window of Sebastes umbrosus isolate fSebUmb1 chromosome 7, fSebUmb1.pri, whole genome shotgun sequence genomic DNA:
- the LOC119491825 gene encoding uncharacterized protein LOC119491825 gives MSESSSGVNTLSGSFPKSHSSQYSDPGVTGTPLSVDQSPDSGLVSTPLPSSRFRFVSWHRLEQCDVTGDQLTCPRVREGPSEEELFQREGDDICLERGRRRRREDEGQRWEDRLQENWENCLELNLSYQDLGDPFQQENFLRILRRLIRVEKLQLVDNSLTNLSSVRLPRCRMLNLHRNHLVCLRQLPKLPAVEHLCLSENAIGSLGGLGALGNGLLRSLNLTHNPVTFTQDYRARVFLCLPKLEILDGIPKLPEDSLPIRLHFPETTRMCNIL, from the exons ATGTCAGAAAG tTCTTCAGGTGTGAACACTCTCAGTGGCAGTTTCCCCAAATCCCACTCGTCCCAGTACTCTGACCCCGGGGTTACAGGCACACCTCTCTCTGTGGACCAGAGTCCTGATTCTGGACTTGTATCTACACCT cTTCCATCGAGTCGATTCCGGTTTGTGTCGTGGCATCGCCTGGAGCAGTGTGATGTCACAGGTGACCAGCTGACCTGCCCCAGGGTCAGAGAAG GGCCATCAGAAGAGGAGCTGTTTCAAAGAGAGGGGGATGACATCTGTTTGGAGAGaggcaggagaaggaggagagaggatgaaggACAACGATGGGAGGATAGACTGCAAGAGAACTGGGAAAACTGTCTG GAGTTAAACCTGTCCTATCAGGACTTGGGTGACCCCTTCCAGCAAGAAAATTTCCTCCGGATCCTCCGTCGGCTGATCCGTGTGGAGAAACTACAGCTGGTTGACAATTCCCTCACCAACCTGAGTTCTGTACGTCTGCCAAG GTGCAGGATGCTAAACCTGCACCGTAACCACCTGGTGTGTCTGCGTCAGCTGCCAAAGCTCCCAGCAGTGGAGCACCTTTGTCTGTCTGAGAACGCCATCGGCTCCCTGGGGGGACTGGGAGCTCTGGGGAACGGCCTGCTCCGCTCCCTCAACCTGACCCACAACCCAGTGACCTTCACTCAGGACTACCGCGCACG TGTTTTCCTCTGTTTGCCAAAGCTAGAGATCCTGGATGGAATCCCCAAGCTGCCAGAAGACTCTCTGCCCATcagactacatttcccagaaacCACCAGGATGTGCAACATTCTATGA
- the serpini1 gene encoding neuroserpin, with the protein MLILDVFSPLLLLLSILLPRYGCWAADIPEDTTSEFSVRLYHQLQAAGDQDNIIFSPLSVAVALGMVELGARGPSLEEIRQAVGFSHLLPGVEFSLLQNLTAALSDDDTHYVIRFANSLFLQEGVTFNPEFLHLMRKYFRADVETVDFSESAAVADQINSWVENHTESKIRELLSAEDFSSVTRLTLVNAVYFRGSWKNQFRPENTRTFSFSRDDGSEVQTLMMYQQGDFYYGEFSDGSQEAGGVYQVLEMPYEGEDMSMMIVLPRQEVPLASLEPIIKAQLLEEWANNVKRQKVEVYLPRFKVEQKIDLRSTLQELGIKNIFTNDADLSAMTDGKDLYIGKAVQKAYLDVTEEGAEGAVGSGMIALTRTLVLYPQVMADHPFFFVIRNRKTGSILFMGRVMTPEVIEPNDHDFDSM; encoded by the exons ATGTTGATCCTGGACGTTTTCTcaccgctcctcctcctcctctccatcctgttgCCGCGCTACGGTTGCTGGGCGGCGGACATTCCGGAGGACACAACATCAGAGTTCTCGGTCAGACTGTACCACCAGCTGCAGGCGGCGGGGGATCAGGATAACATCATCTTCTCCCCGCTGAGTGTGGCTGTGGCCCTTGGCATGGTGGAGCTGGGAGCCAGGGGGCCGTCACTGGAGGAGATACGACAGGCTGTAGGATTCAGCCATCTGCTGCCAG GCGTAGAGTTCTCTTTGCTCCAGAACCTGACGGCGGCGCTGTCGGACGATGATACTCACTACGTGATCCGATTCGCCAACAGCCTTTTCCTGCAGGAAGGCGTCACCTTTAACCCTGAGTTCCTTCACCTGATGAGGAAGTACTTCCGGGCTGACGTGGAAACGGTAGACTTCAGCGAATCGGCAGCCGTGGCCGACCAGATCAACAGCTGGGTGGAGAATCATACTGAGA GTAAGATCCGTGAGCTGCTATCAGCCGAGGACTTCAGCAGCGTGACCCGCCTGACCCTGGTGAACGCCGTCTACTTCAGAGGCTCCTGGAAAAACCAGTTCAGACCAGAGAACACCAGAACCTTCTCCTTCAGCAGAGATGACGGCTCTGAAGTCCAGACGCTCATGATGTACCAACAGGGAGACTTCTACTACG GTGAGTTCAGCGACGGCTCACAGGAAGCCGGCGGTGTGTACCAGGTGTTGGAGATGCCCTACGAGGGGGAGGACATGTCCATGATGATCGTTCTGCCTCGGCAGGAGGTGCCACTGGCTTCCCTGGAGCCCATCATCAAAgcccagctgctggaggagtgGGCGAACAATGTCAAACGGCAGAAGGTGGAGGTCTACCTACCCAG GTTCAAAGTGGAGCAGAAGATCGACCTGAGGAGCACTCTGCAGGAACTAGGAATAAAGAACATCTTCACCAACGATGCTGATCTCTCCGCCATGACAG ATGGTAAAGACCTGTATATCGGGAAGGCCGTGCAGAAAGCGTACCTGGATGTGACTGAGGAGGGGGCAGAGGGAGCCGTTGGGTCAG gaatGATCGCCCTGACCAGGACTCTGGTGCTGTACCCGCAGGTCATGGCCGATCACCCGTTCTTCTTTGTCATTAGAAACCGGAAGACAG GGTCCATCCTCTTCATGGGCAGAGTCATGACCCCTGAAGTCATCGAGCCCAACGACCACGACTTTGACTCCATGTAA